A window of Quercus robur chromosome 12, dhQueRobu3.1, whole genome shotgun sequence genomic DNA:
TCAGATAAGAttttaagaaaggaaaaaaacctTCAATACTTGACATTAAAACTCAGAAAAAACCAGCACAAATTGAAGTATTTGCTTATAACATCTATTCACATAAATTTCATTTAGAGTTGTCTGCCTCCTCAAGATGAAGTAAATTGTGGCCAAAACTAAGTATTTTCgcactgaaaaagaaaaacccactAAGGCTCTCAAAAATGATTAAATCTAGAAAACTGGTTTTTTAATGAACAGTTTCCATCTACAAGTCATTGGTATGTGGTGTTCCTTTTCTCGTCACTTACAGTTAAGAAGAAAACCCTGTCAAAAATATTGGATAGTATTACAAAGGATTACCTTGATTTGGACTCTATCTCTTCGTATTGCTAGTGATAAACTAAAAATATCTTTATGAGATTACAATGTCATTATTTCTCTCCCCTCAAATTTGTAATGCCAGGAAACACACCTCTTTTCAATCCATTTCCTTATGAGATTTCAAATGTGCTCTATTTCCAACATTCAATCAAAACTATTGATTTGTGTATCCTTTTCATTGATTGCATTGATAATTGGAGCAGTGATCTCTCTAAGTTCATTGTTTGTGCCTAGAGTTACATCAATGGGGCTACTAATTGCTATGTGCCTGGTGCCAATGAGATTAGAAACATACAAACATGGTTCAGTGTTAATTTTTACTTATTACATCAGTAACACATTATactaatttgaaaattgaaatgtaGAACAAATTATGCAAATCCATAAGATATAATAAATAGACCAATAATGTGCATCAACTGGTAGAATCTCACGTACCTGAAAGTGGAAGCTGTTAATACAACATCCAATCCGCAAAAACAACGGCACCATAATCTTTTGGAACTCCACCATGTTAATGGCATCCAAAATCTCTTCAATCTCGCCCAAAAACATCATCTCCTTCTGACTATTAGTAACAGGCCAGAATTTCAACAACCCCCGGATGACCGTACTAGTCAATTTCGGCTCTTTCTCTATGAACTGAGTAACACAATACGACAATTGATGAAAGTAAACCCCAACAGACTTAGGCTTATGCAAAGGTACCAAAACCCTCCACAAGAAAATCTTATGCTCCTCTTTCAAAGGCAATGCAAACCCACTAATTACACTCCCATACACCTCCAATAACTCCGCAATCCCGTTGTGTCTTTCGGATTCAGACACAAACCTAtagaatatattattaattgacTTACGAATAAATGGCCTATGAACCATGAATTTCCCATATGCCCTATGTAAAATAGTTTTCAGACAATCTCGTTCTCTAGGATCCTCGGAATCAAACAAATCAAGCAACCTTAATATAAAGGAATGATCTATGTACTTCTTAGCTACCTTAGCGTCCACGCAAGATGAAGTAATGAACTTGAGAAGTAAATCATATACCAAATTCAAATGCGGCCACGCTGGGTCGAACATCGGATCGCCGTCGCACTCGTTGTTGTCAGAATCGCCTCCGCCGTCGCCACCGCCGCCGCTACAATTCGACCGGTAACTCGGCGGAAAAACTCGGAAAAGATTCGCTGCGCACATTCTACACAGAGCGAGGATTGCCGGTTCGGTGAATCGGATAGAACATGAACCGGACGAGCCCGAAGACGAGGCTACGAAGTCGACGAGCTCGATTAGGGTTCGCCTTTTGACGTCCTTTTCGACCGAGTTCTTCGACGAGTCGGTGAAATCGAAGGTGACGCAGCAGAGACTCACTTTGCTGACGAACAGGTTCATCTTCTCGGAGTTCGGTACGTCCTTGAAGGGAACCAACGGCTCGATTCCGGCCACCACGCTCGCCGGAAACACCGCCGTGCGctttcctcctcctcctccgccgTTGGATTGCGATTGCGATGTTGCGCGCGGCGAGTTGGAGTAGCGAGTTGACTCGGCCGACGAGTCGTTGCTCGATTTCGATGACTTCCGAGGCAGTTTGCTCCATATTTGCTTCAACATTGTAATATTTTttgatcaaaatcaaatacttttttttttttttttgggttttgattttggtgaatttagagaaacaaaaaacaaaccctAGATCTAATCTAGGTCATGAAAAATTTGGAGGGAAAAttggaaaagagagaagaaagaagtagtGGAAAACAAAAGAGGAAATTTTGGAGATCGCATTGGAATGAATGAATCTGAATCTAAAAGCAAATATAGCAGATACTAAATTGAAATGAT
This region includes:
- the LOC126710483 gene encoding serine/threonine protein phosphatase 2A 57 kDa regulatory subunit B' kappa isoform, which produces MLKQIWSKLPRKSSKSSNDSSAESTRYSNSPRATSQSQSNGGGGGGKRTAVFPASVVAGIEPLVPFKDVPNSEKMNLFVSKVSLCCVTFDFTDSSKNSVEKDVKRRTLIELVDFVASSSGSSGSCSIRFTEPAILALCRMCAANLFRVFPPSYRSNCSGGGGDGGGDSDNNECDGDPMFDPAWPHLNLVYDLLLKFITSSCVDAKVAKKYIDHSFILRLLDLFDSEDPRERDCLKTILHRAYGKFMVHRPFIRKSINNIFYRFVSESERHNGIAELLEVYGSVISGFALPLKEEHKIFLWRVLVPLHKPKSVGVYFHQLSYCVTQFIEKEPKLTSTVIRGLLKFWPVTNSQKEMMFLGEIEEILDAINMVEFQKIMVPLFLRIGCCINSFHFQVAERALFFWNNDNIVNLIAHNRQVILPIVFPAFERNAQSHWNPAVLNLSLNVRKMFMEMDEVLFQSCHARFEEEEAKLSLAAEKRKEAWERLENAASLQPITGNTAVLVTPLATSITC